From the genome of Rhizobacter sp. AJA081-3:
GCCCAGCTGCGAGGGCGCCATGCTCATCGGCCCGCTGCGCTTGAACAGGTACTCCAGGCCGATGCGCGCCTTGCCCCACCAGGAGTTGGCCAGCGTGTTCAGCGTCGTCACGCCGTCGACCTGGAACACCGCGCGGATCTGCAGGTGGTCTTGCAGGTTCTCGCCGACGCCGGGCAGCTCGTGCTCGACAGCGATGCCGTGCTCGCGAAGCAGCGGCGCCGGGCCGATGCCCGAGAGCTGCAGGATCTGCGGCGTGCCGATGGCGCCGGTGGCCAGGATCACCTCGCCGCCCTCGCGCAGCCGCGCCTGCACGGGCGTGCCGCCGCCGTGCGGCATCACCTCGATGCCCACGGCGCGGCGACTGCCGTCCCAGGATCCCTCGGCTTCGTTGTGAGCCAGCAGCAGGCGCGAGATGTGCGCGCCGGTCCACACCTGCAGGTTGTCGCGCTCCTGCACCGGGCGCAGGAAGGCCTTGGTGGCGTTCCAGCGCACGCCGGCGCGCTGGTTGACCTCGAAGTAGCCCACGCCTTCGTTGTCGCCGCGGTTGAAGTCGTCGCTGGCCGGGATGCCGGCCTGCTGCGCGGCCTGCGCGAAGGCGTCGAGGATCTCCCAGCGCAGGCGCTGCTTCTCGACGCGCCATTCGCCGCCCTGGCGCGCACCGCTCTCGTCGAACCCGGGCGCAGCGTGGAAGGCGTCGGCGCCCTTGTGGAAGTCCTCGTGGCGCAGGAAGTAGGGCAGGCACTCGTCCCAGCTCCAGCCTTCGTTGCCCAGCGCGCCCCAGTGGTCGTAGTCGCGCGCCTGGCCGCGCATGTAGATCATGCCGTTGATGCTGCTGCAGCCGCCCAGCACCTTGCCACGCGGGTAGCGAAGCGAACGGCCGTTCAGGCCCGCGTCGGGCTCGGTGGCGTAGAGCCAATCGGTGCGCGGGTTGCCGATGCAGTACAGGTAGCCGACCGGGATGTGCACCCACAGGTAGTCGTCGTTGCCCCCGGCCTCGACCAGCAGCACCCGCTTGCTCTCGTCAGCGCTCAGGCGGTTGGCCAGCAGGCAGCCGGCCGTGCCGGCACCGCAGACGATGTAGTCGTATCGCGTCTCGCTCATCCCTGCCCTCGTGTTCTGGGCGCGATGATACGGAGAAGCCCGTTCAGCGCGGCGTCGCGGCACGCGCCGCCGAATCGGTCTCGCCGGGCCACAGCGCCGCCGCGCTGGCCAGCAGGCAGGCGGCCGCCAGCAGCTGCGGGTAGCGCAGAGCATCGCCGCCCGCGCTGCCGAACCACTTGACCGTGAAGGGGCCGATCAACTGGCCGGCCGCGAAGGCCGCGGTCATCGCGGCGATCAACCGCGGTGCGCCGGGTCCGGCGAGCCGCCGCGCCTCCTGCATGGCGGCCATCGTCATCACCATGAACGTGCCTCCGACACACACCGCGCACACCAGCAGCCCCGCCAGGCTCGGCCACATCGCCGCTGCGAGCAGCCCGGCCGCCATCACGCCCTGCGACACCGCCCACAGCCGCCGCGGCGGTACCTCGCGGAACAGCGCCGAGGCCAGCAGCGTCGACAGGGCCGCCGCCAGGCCGAAGGCCGGCCACACCCAGCCGAACAGCGCCGGGTCGGGCACGAGCACGCGCGCCTGCGCCGGCAGGAAGGTGGCCGGCACGATGTAGCCGAAGCCGAACAGGCCGTAGCAGACCACCAGCCGCCAGCCCGCCGCCCTGATCGGCGACGGAACGTCGGCGCCGCGCGCGCCGGCTTCGCTGCGCGCGGGCAGGGCCCACCACGCCGCGGTCGCGACGAGCGCGCTCGCGCTGCCCAGCAACAGCCAGGTCGGCGCCGGCGCCAGGCCCGCCGTGCCGGCGGCCAGGCCGACCAGCCCGGCCGCGGCGATGCCGGTGCCCACGCCGGCAAACAACACGCCGGCGAGGCTGGAGCGGCCCTGCGCCGCCAGCGTCGTCAAGGCCCAGGCCGACACACCGACCAGCACGCAGGCGCTGGCCACGCCGGCGCCGAAGCGCAGCAGCAGCCAGGATGCGAATCCGAGCGGAAGGCCCATCGCCAGGGTCAGCACGGCCACGGCCGCCAGCCCCCAGCGCGCTGCCTGCAGCGGCGGCGGCGGAAAGAAGGCGCAGATCAGCGCGCCGACGAGGTAGCCGAAGTAGTTGATCGCGGCCAGCCAGGCGCCCTGCGGCAGGTCGAGCAGGCCCGCGGCCTGCATCAGCGGCAGCATCGGCGTGAAGGCGAAGCGGCCGACACCCATCGCCGATGCCAGGCCGGCCAGGCCGACCGCCGTGGCCAGCGCCGCGCTGGACCCGTCTCGCGCCTCCCGCATCGCCGGGCTCAGCGTGCGGTCGCGACCAGCGCCGGGAACAGCTTGACCAGCCCGTCGCTCATCACCTCGACCGCCAGCGCGGCCAGGATCAGGCCCATCAGCCGCGTCATCACGTTGATGCCGGTCTTGCCCAGCACCTTGGCGATGCGCCCGGACAGGCTGAATGCCACCCACACCGCCAGCCCGATGACGACACCGTAGCCCACCAGCACGGCGAGCTCCCACCAGTGGCGCGTCTTGTCGGCGTAGATGACCATGGTGGAGATGGTCGCCGGGCCGGTGAGCAGCGGAATGGTCAGTGGCACGATGGCGATGCTGTCGCCAGCGTCGACCTTGGTGTCGCCGTCGTTGACGTCTTCCTTGCGGCCCTCGGCCGGTTGGGCGTTGAGCATCTGCAGCGACGAGATCAGCAGCAGCATGCCGCCGCCGACCTGGAAAGACGCCAGCGAGATGCCGAAGAACTCGATGATCTTGATCCCGGCCAGTGCGCTCACCGCGATGACGCAGAAGGCGCTGAAGGCGGCCACCCGGATGGTGCGTTGCCGCTGCTCGCGGCTGAACCCCTGGGTGAAATGGATGAAGAAAGGGATAACCCCGATCGGGTTGACGATGGCCAGCAGCGCAATCAGCGGCTTGAAGAGATCCATCCGTGCATCGTAGTGCCGCGCTGGCCGGGCCGCCGAGGGGCGGCGCCGGCGACCCTCAGCCCGAAAACAACACTTTCTGCCGTGAATCGATGCGCAGTTTTGCGCAGTTCACTTATATTCGCCAGTCTGTGTATGGACGCGGCGCCTTCGCTTGAATGGTTCACGATGGGTAGAAGCTCCACATGGTCTGTAGGAAATGGAAAGGGGCTCTCCCATGGGCAACAAACTCTACGTCGGTAACCTCGCCTATTCGATCCGTGATGAGGATCTTCAACAGTCGTTCTCGCAGTTCGGCACGGTGACCTCGGCAAAGGTCATGATGGATCGCGACACCGGTCGCTCGAAGGGCTTCGGCTTCGTCGAGATGGGCTCGGATGCCGAGGCTCAATCGGCCATCAACGGCATGAACGGCCAACCGCTCCAGGGCCGCGCGCTCGTCGTCAACGAGGCCCGCCCGCGCGAAGAGCGTCCGGGCGGCTTCGGCGGCGGCGGTGGCGGCCGCTCCGGTGGCGGCGGTGGCTACGGCGGTGGTGGCGGCTACGGCGGCGGTGGTGGCAGTGGCGGCGGTTACGGCGGTGGCGGCGGTGGCCGCTCCGGCGGTGGCG
Proteins encoded in this window:
- a CDS encoding GMC family oxidoreductase, encoding MSETRYDYIVCGAGTAGCLLANRLSADESKRVLLVEAGGNDDYLWVHIPVGYLYCIGNPRTDWLYATEPDAGLNGRSLRYPRGKVLGGCSSINGMIYMRGQARDYDHWGALGNEGWSWDECLPYFLRHEDFHKGADAFHAAPGFDESGARQGGEWRVEKQRLRWEILDAFAQAAQQAGIPASDDFNRGDNEGVGYFEVNQRAGVRWNATKAFLRPVQERDNLQVWTGAHISRLLLAHNEAEGSWDGSRRAVGIEVMPHGGGTPVQARLREGGEVILATGAIGTPQILQLSGIGPAPLLREHGIAVEHELPGVGENLQDHLQIRAVFQVDGVTTLNTLANSWWGKARIGLEYLFKRSGPMSMAPSQLGAFTRSDPGQPHANLEYHVQPLSLDAFGQPLHRYPAFTASVCNLNPASRGAVRIRTANSSDAPSIAPNYLSTDEDRLIAAESLRLTRRIVAQPALSKYQPREVKPGVQFQTDAELARLAGDIGTTIFHPVGTAKMGPASDPMAVVDARLRVHGVQGLRVADASVMPTITSGNTNSPTLMIAERAAQWIAQERR
- a CDS encoding YbfB/YjiJ family MFS transporter; translation: MREARDGSSAALATAVGLAGLASAMGVGRFAFTPMLPLMQAAGLLDLPQGAWLAAINYFGYLVGALICAFFPPPPLQAARWGLAAVAVLTLAMGLPLGFASWLLLRFGAGVASACVLVGVSAWALTTLAAQGRSSLAGVLFAGVGTGIAAAGLVGLAAGTAGLAPAPTWLLLGSASALVATAAWWALPARSEAGARGADVPSPIRAAGWRLVVCYGLFGFGYIVPATFLPAQARVLVPDPALFGWVWPAFGLAAALSTLLASALFREVPPRRLWAVSQGVMAAGLLAAAMWPSLAGLLVCAVCVGGTFMVMTMAAMQEARRLAGPGAPRLIAAMTAAFAAGQLIGPFTVKWFGSAGGDALRYPQLLAAACLLASAAALWPGETDSAARAATPR
- a CDS encoding MarC family protein codes for the protein MDLFKPLIALLAIVNPIGVIPFFIHFTQGFSREQRQRTIRVAAFSAFCVIAVSALAGIKIIEFFGISLASFQVGGGMLLLISSLQMLNAQPAEGRKEDVNDGDTKVDAGDSIAIVPLTIPLLTGPATISTMVIYADKTRHWWELAVLVGYGVVIGLAVWVAFSLSGRIAKVLGKTGINVMTRLMGLILAALAVEVMSDGLVKLFPALVATAR
- a CDS encoding RNA-binding protein, with the translated sequence MGNKLYVGNLAYSIRDEDLQQSFSQFGTVTSAKVMMDRDTGRSKGFGFVEMGSDAEAQSAINGMNGQPLQGRALVVNEARPREERPGGFGGGGGGRSGGGGGYGGGGGYGGGGGSGGGYGGGGGGRSGGGGGYGGGGGGRSGGGGGYGGGGGGRSGGGGGSYGSGGGSRGGY